One Natator depressus isolate rNatDep1 chromosome 13, rNatDep2.hap1, whole genome shotgun sequence genomic region harbors:
- the LOC141997502 gene encoding uncharacterized protein LOC141997502, whose amino-acid sequence MAQGTPPVMLTPAGLASPRRGGASAPQQEGDGGHQASGDVGPDVWREEAHGDTGTLSDLGSRRKGDHGSQAMGEGEQTRARGQAVPVRPRRYGCSVCGKAFSQSSTLIVHRRSHSGERPYACEDCGRAFAQSSGLAKHRRVHTGERPHPCPECGRRFGKRSNLAVHRRAHTGERPFPCPSCPKAFARRADLAVHGRTHTGERPYRCADCGKGFSTGSNLAQHRRTHQPDRPYRCAQCGKGFPGSSELLRHWRSHTGERPYRCGICGLAFAHSTVHRRHQRAHLEESPYRCGDCGRSFAQRSDLVVHSRTHTGERPYRCPDCPKAFAQSSHLATHRRSHTGERPYRCPDCPKAFAQSSALTVHRRTHTGEQPYACAECGRRFHRSSNLIRHQRTHTAERPFACPQCGRRFHRRSNMVVHQRTHARAKGRCPPATGDAARWGSLETESPSPVSSATGTT is encoded by the coding sequence ATGGCCCAGGGGACCCCTCCTGTGATGTTGACCCCAGCTGGGCTCGCGTCCCCGCGGCGGGGTGGAGCCAgtgctccccagcaggaggggGACGGCGGGCACCAGGCTAGTGGAGACGTAGGGCCGGATGTGTGGCGGGAAGAGGCACATGGAGACACGGGGACGCTCTCAGATCTGGGCAGCCGAAGGAAGGGGGACCATGGGAGCCaggccatgggggagggggagcagacgAGGGCCAGGGGACAGGCTGTCCCGGTGCGCCCCCGGCGGTACGGGTGCAGCGTGTGCGGCAAGGCCTTCTCGCAAAGCTCCACGCTGATTGTGCATCGGCGCTCGCACTCGGGCGAGCGCCCCTACGCCTGCGAGGACTGTGGCCGGGCCTTCGCCCAGAGCTCGGGCCTGGCCAAGCACCGGCGGGTACACACGggcgagcgcccccacccctgccccgagtGTGGCCGGCGCTTTGGCAAACGCTCCAACCTGGCAGTGCACCGGCGGGCCCACACCGGTGAGCGCCCCTTCCCctgtccctcctgccccaagGCCTTCGCCCGGCGCGCCGACCTGGCTGTGCATGGCCGcacccacaccggggagcggccctaccGCTGCGCCGACTGCGGCAAGGGCTTCAGCACCGGCTCCAACCTGGCGCAGCACCGGCGCACGCACCAGCCCGATCGGCCTTACCGCTGCGCCCAGTGTGGGAAGGGCTTCCCTGGCAGCTCGGAGCTGCTGCGCCACTGGCGCtcccacaccggggagcggccttACCGCTGTGGCATCTGCGGCCTGGCCTTCGCCCACAGCACGGTGCACCGGCGCCACCAGCGGGCCCACCTGGAGGAATCACCCTACCGCTGTGGAGACTGCGGGCGCAGCTTCGCCCAGCGCTCTGACCTGGTGGTGCACAGCCGCACACACACTGGCGAGCGGCCCTACCGCTGTCCCGACTGCCCCAAGGCCTTCGCCCAGAGCTCCCACCTGGCCACCCACCGGCGCAGCCACACCGGTGAGCGCCCCTACCGCTGCCCTGACTGCCCCAAGGCCTTTGCCCAGAGCTCGGCCCTCACTGTGCACCGGCGCACCCACACCGGCGAGCAGCCCTATGCCTGCGCCGAATGCGGCCGACGCTTCCACCGCAGCTCCAATCTTATCCGTCACCAGCGCACCCATACGGCCGAGCGCCCCTTCGCCTGCCCACAGTGCGGCCGACGCTTCCACCGCCGCTCCAACATGGTGGTGCACCAGCGCACCCATGCCCGGGCCAAGGGGCGCTGCCCACCGGCCACCGGGGATGCTGCCCGCTGGGGGTCCTTGGAGACAGAGAGCCCTAGCCCTGTGTCCTCTGCCACGGGGACTACATAG